The Rhodamnia argentea isolate NSW1041297 chromosome 7, ASM2092103v1, whole genome shotgun sequence genome contains the following window.
TGCAATAGAGGCAGCCGATGGTCAGGGAGATGCTAGGAGTGGAGCAGGCGAGGGTGCTTCACAGCCTGGGAATGGAGGCGGTGATTCAGAAGGCGGGGAAGCTAATGGCAGGGAGTCTTCGTACCAGAGATATGATATTCAGCAGGCCGCAAGGTGGATTGAGCAGATTCTGCCATTCTCATTGCTCTTGCTGGTGGTCTTTATCCGGCAGCATTTGCAAGGTATCTTCCTGGCATTTGGTAGTTTGCACTATTAGGAGATTGATAGTTTGGCTAGAGATATATGCTCATGAGAGAGCGATAgtaatcttttcaaatggccaAATTCATAGTGATGATAGTCGATTTTAACTTTCTTCTGATGTTTGTATGCCTCATTGTGATGCTGCATGTTATATTTGATCACATGATTCCAAAAACTTGGGGTGCctgttttgattttgttatgGCAAAAATGCAAGAGATAGAAGCTGAAAGTGCACGTTGAAGCTGTGTTGGATGGAAATGCTAGTATAGGTTATGAACATCAAATAGCAATATCAAGTTTTTTGAATTCACTCTACCGATGGATGACTGCTGCTATTTGACATTGATGATCACTATGAATGAGCAATCCGGAGATCATTTGGAAGTTGATACGCCTCATTATAGGAAAAAATGTGAAGGTTTGAGTTTGGCGACTAATAATTCAAGGCTTGGTTGTTATAGCTGAAGCTGCTCTCTGTCAGTGTTTATGTATGTGTGGCTGCTTCactagaactttttttttgttgagtagCCCTCTCTCAAGCTCACTCttcttaaaatcattttttttccggTGAATGTTAAAATCAATTGAAGTGAAAACTTGCAAGAATGTTATAGACTTATGGTGAAGGATGAATCTTTTTGATCTTTCTTTAAGAAGTTAACAAGTGTTATGTTTTAGGCTCTTTCTCCTGGACTAGAGTGGATAGACAACTTTTAGTATTTGGGAAATTTTGTGGAGGAATTAAAGTCCTGATCTTTTCTGATTTGGCCAAAAtggaagaaaacatttttcggatATGGTAACAACGAGTCATTGTGAAGGCAAAAGTAGTTGTCATACTTGGTCACACGGGGCAACAATGTGATTTGGCTCCTTGGATTGCAAGCGGtgattgaattttgaattttcttgcgGAAATACTAATTTGTAGTACAGTATAGTTATTTGAAAGTAGTATAGCTTTCCCTTTGTAGGTCTGTAGAAGTAAATGCCATATTATCTTCCTTTTAACTAGAGGAATGTATGTATGAGAGTGGAGTTTCATGTTGAGTGATTCGCAATTCTTTTTGGCAAGGAATTACAGGTTTCTTTGTTACCATTTGGATTGCCGCTGTCTTGTTCAAGTCAAATGACATCCTACGGAAGCAAACAGCTCTAAAGGTTCTTATTTTTCACAAATATGGCTTTTCCTTATTTTGCAGGTAGTCTGTATTTGCCAGAGTTGTTTGATTGTTTGGTTAAGAGGGGCAATTTGGTTGTGGTTGCAGGGGGAgaggaaaatttcttttcttattgGTATTTCACTTGCATTCACACTTCACATCGTTGGGGTATACTGGTGGTACCGAAATGATGATCTCTTGTACCCATTGATCATGTTTCCTCCCAAGGGAATACCCCCTTTTTGGCACGCGATGTTCGTCATTGTAGTCAATGGTATGTCTTTTTCTCCATGATACTAGATATATTGTTGGTAATGTAACTTTCTTCATTCCCTCACTCCAACAATCTTTTCCAGTTTGTGGTGTTGCGCTTGTGTGCTAGCCTGTGTTACCATCCGGACAAAAACCTTTCTACTCCTAACTTACATGGCATTTAAAAAGAGCAAGAGAATGGGGAAATTCCTATTTAAGCAACGGACTGATTAGAATGTAGCATTCAAGGATTGTCGATGCTGAATTACACTATGATATCTTTTTGTAGGCTTATCGACAATCATTCatgaaaagccaaaaagaaCCATGGAAAACTTTCCTTTTATGACTAGATCTCCCCTTGCAACCCCTGACATAAAAGATCTTATGCCTCTGAATCATAACTTTGTTATATTATATGATTAAGCCACCATGGAATGCCAGTATTTCGTGGGAACCTATCTTTAGCTGCCGCAAATCAGTGcaaagaagggttttttttttaataccataaaaaaaaaaaaaaaaaaaaaaaaaaaaaaaaaatttttttttatgaagaccCCAAAAACCCTCTAAAAGCTGTTATATTATATGATtaaaccaccaaaaaaaaacaatatttcgagaaaaccttaaaaaaaaaaaaaggttttgtcTGTATCACCGTGACAAATAAATAGTCATCCGACTGCGTTGGTGGGGGGCACTGATTAAATCTCACCAAGTAAGATTAAAAGCTATGACCGGTCAGCAGACATAACTGCAGGCTACATCTGTATGAAGTCTTTCAAGTATAGTACCGTTGTTGAGCAGAGACACGACTAACTCAGCATATACTGCATATCAGTACTTACTCTTATAGGTGTATTGTGTCATTTGTTGCcagaaataaattttgaaataatgtaGACAGAGTCTTGAGCTTTCTCGTAGCTAACCAAGGAGCCCATGTTGAGTGAAGCAATGTCTCCTTGCTTAGTGTTTTGTGCCAAGATTAAGGTGTAGGATCTGGTCAGTCTTGAGCTGATTTTGGTAGCTGCTAAACTGGAGGGATTGTTTCTCTTCTTCCACTCCAGTGCAATAATATGCAGAGATTGCTTGACATTATGCATTCATCGGACTGAAATTTTTATCACGGAAACAACTTGAGTCGATAACGATAGCAAGAGACAATAAAAGAAGGTAAATTGAGAAAGGTTCACTTTTGGGATCAGGCTTGCTCTTCAGTCTGCCTTTGTGTGCTTTGTGCAGCTTTCTATTGAACAAAGCTTATTGGACTGCTGCCGCTTCCCCTTGGGCATGCCTCCTATGCTCAATTGATTATAGTGGGTACCTGCGGGTTTTGAGAGGAGATGGATGCTGTTCTATAGAAAGCAAGGAGGAGATTAACAAGGAAAATTCTGATGTGGAACAGGACAGACTTTTGAAAGGATGGGTTTAAATCTGTAGAAGTGGATGGATTATTGAGGATCCTTCATTACCCTTGTAGGAAACTATAGCTATGACCTTATTATCCTCAAATATCTGATGTAGCATGTCAGTTATATGATCCTCAACTGGTAGATCTTAAAATTAAACGGCAGGAGTGGAGCATTTTTACTTTTAGGCATAATCACAACTGAAGTACGTGTGATAGAAGAATGTGTTAGCCAGGGGATTCTGGAGCCAAAGCAAGAGTAGAGTGGCCTTTCCTGATAGGTGCTATGTTACATTCTCTTTTGAAGGCTTATTGTGAGCAGATGGAAAGGTAAATATATCTTTTCCAATGCTGGTCAGTTTAACATAGGCATGTGGTGTACAGAAGCACAAGATCAGTGCATGTTTGTTAAGTAATTGTTGTGATCCAAGTCATATGACTGGCCTTTTTTCCTGCTGTATTATTATACCCTTCATAGTTTGTGGACAAAGTTTTGTTTCAGTCCCCTTCTAAGTTTCTGAATCTCGTTTCTTTTAGATGCCTTCTTTATTGCGTATGCGGATTAACTCTCACGTATTTGCTTGATGAGATTCTGGACATTATTCCTTCAGTGTTTTCTGAATTTCTGAATTGTGGTTCTTTTAGATACTTTGGCCCGGCAAGCAGCTATGGTGATCAAGTGTCTTCTACTAATATATTTCAAAAACAGTCGAGGGAGGAATTATCGCAAGCAGGTGAGGTCAAATCAGATAATTATTACACTTGTGCATTTAGGGAACTTGTGATTCTTGAAATTCTTTGTTAGAAGAGTAGAATATGTATGTTCCTCATCCTAGCTTCTTTCACCCCTCAGCTCTCTCGCTTTGTTCTCCTTACCTGCACTCTTTCACATCTTTACGAGAATAAAAGCTCTAGGTGTATATGGAGTTCTGTGTGTTGCCCTGTCACTTTATCAATCTACTGGTGCTGTCTCATAGTGTAATTTTTCCTGGAAAGGTTTATGGTTTGTACTGGATGCACCAAAACACATTTATTTGGTTTCAATACTGATTTCTAACTCAGTATCATTTGTTTTGCAGGGTCAAATGCTAACTCTGGTAGAGTATCTGCTTTTGCTGTACCGTGCGTTACTGCCGACACCTGTCTGGTATaggtttttcttgaataaaGAGTACGGAAGCCTTTTCTCTTCCCTGATGACTGGGTTGTATCTGACTTTCAAGCTCACGTCTGTTGTTGAGAAGGTAGAATCATTTAAACTTACATCTCCTTCTCATGGATGCACATTTCAAGCTTATGTCCTCCTGATATATTTAGGTCTTATATTCTTGTTATGATATTGTTCTCAGGTACAGTTCTTTTTTACTGCATTAAAGGCATTATCTCGTAAGGACATCCAATACGGGGCTTATGCAACTGCTGAGCAGGTTATTGGACTTACATTTGCTATTCCTCTCTGCTTAATATTTTGAACTGAATGTTGCATTTCTTATCTCCATGCTACTGTTCATTATGAGAGGACCAATAGGATTTTTATCCACGGCTTTACTGGCACTTATACATGATGAAACGTCATCAGCTAGAACAATAGCATGCATTGATGCCTATCATATGTGCCTGGTTGCATGAAATGTTTGTACTTGTCTTTTCAGCTTCTACTGGTCATACAGTTCtgttccttcctttcttccagTTGGTTTTTGCTTTGTTGTGGGGCATATATGAGAGTTTCCCATGCATTGAAAGAGTTACTTTATGTTATGCAGGTCAATGCGGCTGGAGATTTGTGTGCAATTTGTCAGGAAAAGATGCATGCTCCCATCTTACTTCGCTGCAAGCACATCTTTTGTGAAGACTGCGTCTCTGAGTGGTCAGAACAACACTCTCTCTGTTGATGAAGTTCTATATTGACCTCCAAAAATGGAGCTTTTGCCACTTCTAACTGCACATTTCAGCTTACAGATGCTTATCGTTTTCACATCTTTCGTTTTAATTGATCGTGCAACTTTTTGTCTGTTAAAAAGAATCTCTTAGAGCCTGGACTACTCAGAAATGAGGCCTGACGTAGATTTACATCATTTTGGCtgtaaataatatttattacTCCGATAATCTCTCAGACAATACCCAATACAATaggggaagagagaaaaagttgcgtgtcaaacaaaataaaagttgagcAATGAAGTTCTTTTTAAAGAGTGACTACTACGCAAAAGTTTTGTGGCAACTCCACGAAAACTAATAAACATATTTTGGTAGGACTGCCTGCTTAACACTTTTGATACACTGTGTTCTCTAGGAAAATGATGCCAAACATGGCTCTACTCATCTTCGAGTGGATGCATGCATGTTCACTTCCAATCATGATTGTTGTTTGTGTTGTATTTTGCTATCATATTCTTTTTGTACTTTATGTGGGTTGAAGCGCTGGTTTGGATCAAGGTCTCATGACCAATTTCCTGTACAAACAGGTTTGAAAGGGAAAGGACATGCCCACTGTGCAGGGCTTTGGTGAAACCCGCAGATCTTAGATCATTTGGCGATGGATCGACGAGTCTGTTCTTCCAGATATTTTAGGAGCTTATACTGTTAAAAGCCTTGGAGTTTTATGGAGAAGGCGAATCCCAGGTACCATCTTATTGGCATTTTCAACCACAGAGGCAGATCCTCCAATATCTTGCTGTGTCTCATATTTGTGTTCCTCTGAGAAAATCAGATTGATCAAAGTAGCCCTGAATTGTAAACTGGCTATGTGTTCATATGTTGCACGGAGTGTACTTAACCTCTGGTATAGAAGAATGTTTcatagaaaacaatcaacatatgTAATTGTACCCAATTTTCATCAATGAAAGCCTTCTTCCATTTGAACTGACATATATGCTTAGTGCCGACTGCTAAGGTATATATGCTTTCGTCTTATAGGTTGCTTAACTTGAGGTATTGAATTTGTGACGATAGGGGATTTAAAATTTGAAGTAAAGAACGCACATGTCTGAGTTCTAGGTGAGGAGAGAACGTTTATGTGATGCAGTGTCATGATTTGCTATTGTTCATCTCGATATTCAATCCATAATATTTCCTTGAATTGCAAAATGCCTCTGGCTAGGATGGTTCCTATGTGAATTGCTCAATAACCACATGAGTCCTGTGTCGGTACGAACTGATTCTCGGATCTTCCTCGCATATTTGGCTATGGATGGAGAATTTTTCAGGTAATCTGGAGAAAAAGAGCTGCACCAGCTAATTCACAATACCCGTTCACCTCCTCTTCTCACTCGCTCTTGAATTCCATCACTCTCATGTTTTGTCACTTTGGTCTTAATGTCTCTCAGTCTCATTCACTATGTCTTTCAACTTGGCGCATTGTgcgctcccaaatttgatctgCATCAGAGATAACCCCTTGAAGTTTTCATATCAAAGACCGGCTTCACGGTTTCAAGTTCCGAACCTGTTTGACATTCGATCACCTGGCTTGCAAGCGATGCATTTTGAGGGCATTTTGAGATGGTCGCTTGCGGGGGTGATCTCGCTCgcaaattgaaattgatagAAGGGAAATGAAACCCTATGAAAAGGTTAAGAAGTAATATAATGATGGAATATATGCAGCAATGTCGTAAAACCTTGGGCTCGAAATATCCTAAAGTCTTAACATTTCTGTACCATTCTTAAGTCCGCTAGTCTTAGGTGATAGAAAGTCAAACGTTGCCGTCCGTTGAACTGTTTGATCGTCTTTTCGAGGATACTTGGTGCTGATGCAACATTGGGAGTAGGTGTCGCGGCAATAACGTTGATTTTtcgcaaaatgaaaaaatatagaGAGTTGAATTAAAAGTAGAAggattaaaaagataaattaaaaaaaaaaaaaggtgggacCGTTCTCAAGAGTGGTGATCTCAGCCAATGGATGGCATTATGCTCGCGGGGATTGTGGGGTGGGACTCTTTCGGATCTCAACAGCTGATCCGACCCGATTAGAACTCGAATAGTGAGAGATTAGTATTCATATTTATCGTTGAATTTTGACGAACCTCACATGAAATCCCTCGTATTATTTATGTGGAGTCTAACAATAGAGGCAAAGGAAGCACTTAAGCGTCTTCCTCCATTATTCTCCCATCCCTTACATCACAAGGATCATCGTATTGAGCGAGTGTTGTGCGCCACATCAATGCCGAATATTATGGAAACACACAATAAAGAGGAAAATTACTATTGAGAAAAAAGTCATCCAACTTCTTCATCACTCGTGACACATGCAtccatttcttttgtttgcCCACGCCAAAGTTTCGAACCCGGCCGACACCCTTGTTGCATGCATGGTCCGGATGTTTTACGGCTCATCTGCACCACTCAGTACATGTGTTCAGGACTTTCGGTTTATGGAGGTGATCGATGAGTGGACGGTGCACCCGGCCTGCTCACTCCCGGACGTGCTTGAAAAGGAAATGGCCATGCTTGGATTTGGCCAAGGCTGTCTCGGTCGCAGTCGGGGAGGCTAGCCTTGGATATAATGTTATCGCTCGAGAAAGCCCTGCCCGCTCAACTTTGACTAGGGCCATACGAGGACATTTGTGAGTACAAATTTatgttagaaaaaatttcaaataatggcatgaagtgtcttcattatttaaaaaaaaaaaaagcacaatcaagggtattttcgtctttttacattttctattttttcctttttttttttttctcttcctcctcgccGGTTGTCGTGGGCCGGGCGAGGGCTCACCTTGCCCTACCTaggtgagggcaaccctcgccacaTCGGGCAAGGGCTCACCTCGCCCTGCCCGGGTGAGGCCTAGTCTCACCTTCGGCCGCAAGGGCTCACCTAGCCCCCGCCGGGCGAGGCCCGGTCTCGTGACCACTAGCGAGGCCACCTTGCTCTTGGCCACCTGAaaaatgaaggggaaaaaaaagggaaaaaggaaaaaaaaatcgaaaaatataaaagacaaaTATATCCCTGGTTAAGTCCTTCTTTGATATAAAGAGGGCACTTCTTCGatcccttatttaaaataatatctatTTCATGTgcttattaagaaaaaaatgagtgcacttcaaatccttaattgaaattttctctttttgtatgTTGTGATCAAGCTTGGGCAATTCATTAAACCTGGCTAGTGGTTAAAAGTggaggaggttttttttttttttttttggtggtcacAAAAATGGAGGAGGTTAGGTGATGACAAAGAGGGCGATTTGTCCTGCTCATTTTCATGTGGGAAGTGTTCCGTCTGTGGAAGCATTTGCATTACGGTGTGTAGCCCCACACACCATTCTTTTCCCACCTATCTGTCTTAAATTATTGTTCTTGATTCgattacttgttttttttttttttttttttttggtcgggtgtctctttttcttcttttggagaagaaaaaaatcgtTGTTTTTTTCGCTTGATGTGATTCCTCTTGCTCCCTTCCTCGGTGAAAGATCTCATTTTTGCCTTGACTCCCATGCGACTCGAGATCGCCATCCTGCGCGCGACTGCTCATTTGAAGTCATCGGCGAAGTCCCATTTGCCCCAGTCAACCCTAAATTCTTTGCCCGTTCGTTACTTTGGTTGGGTTTTCTTGGTATTCGCATTGACTCCCCTGGTCTTGACCGATCCCCCACTTGGGCAATCGTCGATCGGCGCTGCCTTTCGGGGAGAGACGGGTTGATCCGGACACTGTCGCCATCGCGTTGATTGTGCTGGGGGGTATTGAGCGCTGTGTTTCTTTTCCTGGTAATGTTTACGAGTTCCGATTCGAGCGTTTCCGTCTCTACTTTGTTGGGATGGTTATAATTTTGCTCTTTTCTGGCATCTGAGTGCGCCATGCGGTACAGAGCCGGTTGTGCCCTTTTTGCTGTTTGGTTCCAGTAGATTTTTGTGTGGATGAGGGGCGAGAATAGAACTGTGCGGTTCTTGATTCGGTTTGGGTGAGGTTCGAGAGGACTTGTCTCGGTCGATCGTTTGATTGATGCTTTGCTATTGGTGTGGGAAAGTCATGGGTTTGCTTCAGGAAGTAGTCGTTAGTTTGAATTTCTTTGTTAAGCGTCCGATGAATGTGTGAGGGAAATGACGGCAACTGGATTGTTATCTTGTTACTCTGCAATTGAATTATGTGCGTGCTTCATGGCTCTTCGATTGCTGAATCCTGACTGCAAGTTGCTGTTGGACATTACTTTTGGTTAGAGGAAACGAGTGATCTAATTTGTGTGGCAATACAAGGTCTTATAAGAAAGGCTATGAGTAACACAGCCCATCCACAGGATAGGGCATAAAGGGATCCGGTTTGGTTCGGCATTTCCTTTAAGAGTAATTTATAAGCCTTCGGGGGTTGCATTCCTATTTTTGTTTATGTACCCTATGTTATTACTTGCCTAAGTCTCTTTTGAGATGTTAATTGGAGTCTGGATTCTTCCAGTATGCGGAAACTGACTTTGACTGAGATGTGTTACTATAGGGGTAAGGTCCTCCACACGAGGTAGTTGAATATATGACAGCCTGGTCTCTACTTAGATTTTGGATGATATCCATACTAAAGTGCATGATCCATAGGAAAAAAGACCAAATTACATGCTTAGTTGTGGGTGTTGAAACACTGAGATAATTCGTCTTTAGTATTCCAGTTACTGGTTTTTCATGACACAGGACAAGCGGTTCAAGTGGCATATCTCTTGTGAAATGTTGTGTCATGGTATCTTGGAAAACCTGAATGGGAAGCATATTTATCGTTTTCTATATGATGGGTTTTGCACTTCTACCTTGAATGCCTTTAAGCTGGAGGCCTCTTGCAGCAGTTATTATCATCATGTGTATTGTTCTTGTCTTTCCGATATATGTATAAGATCAAAGGTTGACCTGTCAATTCTGCAAatggttttttactttttcctctcTATTTGCTACTTTCACTTCCGACCATAGTGGTGCTTCTCTTCTTGAGATGTCAGCATACTAATGCTTGTGGCCCAATTCCTATAGTGGTTCTACACTGCTTGAATTGGTCTGAACTGGCTATCACCAATTTCTTGAACGTTTAACTTGTATCTTGTGGGTACCTCCATACATCTTGACGAATCGCTGCCTTGAACTTTAAGCTAAAGCTGTGAGAACATAATGAATACATTCGTTGCGTGACCATGATGTGTTCCCTGAttctgatttcttttcttttttttcctgtttcatTCATATGTTGTTTAAGTCTTTTGGTTTTCTTTAGGTTCTTTTCAATGGATGCGGACCTACATGTATTGGCAGAGGAGTTGCCCCCGTCCACAGAGAATGGCAATTTGGCTGATGTTCTATCTAGAGAGAATTTGATCCCGCCAGCAGTATGTGCTTTATGTCACACAAATAGTGTTGCGAATGGTGATCAGGAACCATCTAATATATGTGGGGATTgtaaaattgaatattttgagaacccaATCAGAGAATCCCGTGACAGATTTCGCAGAGGAAGTAGAATTAGCAGAGGAAGATCTAGGTACAGCAGTTCTGAGTCTACAGAGAGTCGATTCTCGCGACATTTCTCACAAATGATTAATTTGATTAGGCAAAACCAGTCCACTGCCTATATGCATGAAGATAACTTCTCAGATGGTGAAAGTTCTGCAAGGTTATTGCAGCAGACAAGTACCTACACTACTCCAAGTGGCTCTAGAAGATGGAGGCACGTGGCTTCTGATGCAGAGAGTGATGGTTTTGACAACATGGATTCTACTTATGGGGAAAGCGACACAACTGTGGGTCTTGGTCGGTTAATGGTATTTCATGGTGAGAGCGATGGAGTTTCCTTTAGTGCGTATGGATGGGACTCAGACGCATCAATTGATGGGCGTAACAGTATGATAGATGCGGAAGTATTCTTTCAACCAGATGAGACCAGTAATCCAGACAGCAATAGTGATACTGATATTGATCCAATGAATGCTGGTCTCAACCACTGGAACTTggatgacgaagaagaagatggaggagaCGGGGAAGAAGACTatgcagaagaagatgaatgggAAGAAACTGATGCAGAGGAAGACATAACTGAATCAGCAGAGGGCCATGGTCAGATTCAAAATGCTGTTATTTCAAGTCCAGCCGAAGGCAGTGACCCTCCTGACTGGAGTCACTTGATTGTTTTTCCCCAAGAGGGAATGATACGTTGGAGAATCCGGCAAAGTAGGCAAATAGTTCTCCGTGACGTCATTACTGATGTAGACGAATCACAGTTGCCATCAGATGTTGGGCATTCGGGAGATTATCTGGACACAAGAAGTTTCGAAGAATTGCTCGAGTATCTTGCAGATAATGAGAACTCGCGTCGAGGAGCTCCTCCTGCAGCAGTTTCTTTTGTAAATAGTTTACCTCTCATTGTCATTGATGAGGATACTCCGAAGAATGACGACTCAGCCTGTGCAATCTGCAAGGATGTCTTAACAGTTGGGACAGAAGCGAACCAGCTTCCATGTCGTCACCTGTATCACCCCTCCTGTATCCTGCCATGGTTGAATACACGCAACTCATGTCCCCTTTGTCGCTATGAACTTCCAACCGACGATAGAGACTATGAGGAGGCTAAACAGAACATCAGTAGGAGCAGGCAGATTGATGATAGTAGTAGCTGGAGGGGAGTAATTGACAACAATTCCTCAGATGGGGCTGAAGCAGATGAAGAGCTTGAACTGGACCAAAGTATTATAGAGCAGGGAGACACATCAGATGGGTATCCTCGTGTTGACGGTTCTCGTGGGGAGGCTGGAAGAGGCAGATGGTTAGCCCTCGCTGCTGCTCCAATTATTAGCCTTGTGGGTGTGGCTCTCGTGTTGTGGTTGGGGAATCCTCTTGCTCAGGGGAGAAGAGCAACTAACTATCGCAACTTCTCTGATGGGCATTTAGGCCAGGTTCCTGCTTTTGGCGCTTCTGCATCTAACAGAAGTGGTCGCGCAAACAGGAGATGGTGGTTCCCTTTCTAGTGCGTTTTTGGCTGATGAGTAACTACGCCAGTCGCTAATCCCGTTATCAAAGATATTATTTTAAGCAGGACTCATGTTTTGAAATCTTTGTTCCTCTGATTCTGAATGTGTGCTGATCGGACCCTTTTTTCGCGGATTAGAGGCTCCGTGATCGATTGCTAATTTCCTAGCGTGGTGAGTCGAGAATTTTCTTGGCTATTGAAGAAGTAAGTTATATTATGCAATGCAGCGACTTCCAAGATGGGGGCTGTTGCTGTCAAAGCGATCACCGATCTGTGGTGGTTTTTTTCGGTTCAGATTGTAAGATGATGTCTTGTGTTTTGGGTTCTTGAAAGGCATCCAGATTGTACCACTGAAGGTCAAAAACAGATGGAGATGTTTGTTGCATTTATATCAACGAATGGAGGTGATTCAAGAACAATAAGGGGAAatcgttttttctctttttagtgTAAGCTTCTTGCTTTCAGTCTATGAAAAACGTGTGTTCAATAGATCAATTAGCTTTTCCGTTGttcaaataccgaaaaatcgcaaaaataattttacgAGAATAGTTTTCCTATAAACAAACGGATTTTTTTGTTCTCCTTATTGGACATTTACTATTACTCGTGGGGAAATTTTCTTCACGTCCTACGGAAGTCGATCAACGCTCACAGCGTTTTGATTGCAGTACTAACCATTACCTTAATACGCCTAACATGAATTGACTACATATGAAGCGTTTGCATATCTGGGAGTTATTACATGTACCCTTTCTATGAAAAATACTATTATAGCTATTCCTAAAATGTCTGCCTCTTTTATTTCACTTACTTTACCTATAAACACGGCTGAAATTTATATTAATAACAATAAAATTTGCTTATATTGTTATTAGCATATAAtcacatattattattattattattattattattgaataATAAGTagttttttaataaattatattaTCTTGCTAATACATAATTATTTATTCTATCAAAAGTTATTGATAATTTAACAACTAGTATTCATCATATAAAGAtaatattatttataattttttcaattaacataCAAATATTCACATACTTAAATTATTTCACTTACACCCTTAGAAATGTAATGATTGTAATAATAGGGTTaattccacaaaaaatttcaaaccggtacacatatgataaaagttaccccaaattaattttttgatcaccaaaaatccctAATTGTTCATTTATATTAATAACATAATTTGATTCGCATAGTATGCGATTACTTTGCAATATTATATTAGgcttaatatcacaaaaaactccaaattcatACACATGCGAAAAATTcaacctaaactaatttttggactaccaaaaat
Protein-coding sequences here:
- the LOC115732564 gene encoding uncharacterized protein LOC115732564 isoform X2, whose translation is MPLSWRPLAAVIIIMFFSMDADLHVLAEELPPSTENGNLADVLSRENLIPPAVCALCHTNSVANGDQEPSNICGDCKIEYFENPIRESRDRFRRGSRISRGRSRYSSSESTESRFSRHFSQMINLIRQNQSTAYMHEDNFSDGESSARLLQQTSTYTTPSGSRRWRHVASDAESDGFDNMDSTYGESDTTVGLGRLMVFHGESDGVSFSAYGWDSDASIDGRNSMIDAEVFFQPDETSNPDSNSDTDIDPMNAGLNHWNLDDEEEDGGDGEEDYAEEDEWEETDAEEDITESAEGHGQIQNAVISSPAEGSDPPDWSHLIVFPQEGMIRWRIRQSRQIVLRDVITDVDESQLPSDVGHSGDYLDTRSFEELLEYLADNENSRRGAPPAAVSFVNSLPLIVIDEDTPKNDDSACAICKDVLTVGTEANQLPCRHLYHPSCILPWLNTRNSCPLCRYELPTDDRDYEEAKQNISRSRQIDDSSSWRGVIDNNSSDGAEADEELELDQSIIEQGDTSDGYPRVDGSRGEAGRGRWLALAAAPIISLVGVALVLWLGNPLAQGRRATNYRNFSDGHLGQVPAFGASASNRSGRANRRWWFPF
- the LOC115732564 gene encoding uncharacterized protein LOC115732564 isoform X1; the encoded protein is MPLSWRPLAAVIIIMFFSMDADLHVLAEELPPSTENGNLADVLSRENLIPPAVCALCHTNSVANGDQEPSNICGDCKIEYFENPIRESRDRFRRGSRISRGRSRYSSSESTESRFSRHFSQMINLIRQNQSTAYMHEDNFSDGESSARLLQQTSTYTTPSGSRRWRHVASDAESDGFDNMDSTYGESDTTVGLGRLMVFHGESDGVSFSAYGWDSDASIDGRNSMIDAEVFFQPDETSNPDSNSDTDIDPMNAGLNHWNLDDEEEDGGDGEEDYAEEDEWEETDAEEDITESAEGHGQIQNAVISSPAEGSDPPDWSHLIVFPQEGMIRWRIRQSRQIVLRDVITDVDESQLPSDVGHSGDYLDTRSFEELLEYLADNENSRRGAPPAAVSFVNSLPLIVIDEDTPKNDDSACAICKDVLTVGTEANQLPCRHLYHPSCILPWLNTRNSCPLCRYELPTDDRDYEEAKQNISRSRQIDDSSSWRGVIDNNSSDGAEADEELELDQSIIEQGDTSDGYPRVDGSRGEAGRGRWLALAAAPIISLVGVALVLWLGNPLAQGRRATNYRNFSDGHLGQVPAFGASASNRSGRANRRWWFPF
- the LOC115732564 gene encoding uncharacterized protein LOC115732564 isoform X3 translates to MDADLHVLAEELPPSTENGNLADVLSRENLIPPAVCALCHTNSVANGDQEPSNICGDCKIEYFENPIRESRDRFRRGSRISRGRSRYSSSESTESRFSRHFSQMINLIRQNQSTAYMHEDNFSDGESSARLLQQTSTYTTPSGSRRWRHVASDAESDGFDNMDSTYGESDTTVGLGRLMVFHGESDGVSFSAYGWDSDASIDGRNSMIDAEVFFQPDETSNPDSNSDTDIDPMNAGLNHWNLDDEEEDGGDGEEDYAEEDEWEETDAEEDITESAEGHGQIQNAVISSPAEGSDPPDWSHLIVFPQEGMIRWRIRQSRQIVLRDVITDVDESQLPSDVGHSGDYLDTRSFEELLEYLADNENSRRGAPPAAVSFVNSLPLIVIDEDTPKNDDSACAICKDVLTVGTEANQLPCRHLYHPSCILPWLNTRNSCPLCRYELPTDDRDYEEAKQNISRSRQIDDSSSWRGVIDNNSSDGAEADEELELDQSIIEQGDTSDGYPRVDGSRGEAGRGRWLALAAAPIISLVGVALVLWLGNPLAQGRRATNYRNFSDGHLGQVPAFGASASNRSGRANRRWWFPF